The Populus alba chromosome 6, ASM523922v2, whole genome shotgun sequence genome contains a region encoding:
- the LOC118048514 gene encoding uncharacterized protein, producing the protein MASFEGKVKFCKVEKEKNAYPNVEDYIDDPLWPVPQRDYLDGSTDDDDDPRFSANFNRLPEVNLKNVLSGIVAILTGQNKDGGGGGGGGRVPSSNVSFLESEKNGDTYLHSSVYIPSAPPLLEPNYSTVYKDVLEAEPPEWLPDSSTTVCMQCTAPFTAISRGRHHCRFCGGVFCRTCTKGRCLLPVKFRERNPQRVCDTCYDRLDPLQGVLINTISNAMQVAKHDVVDWTCTRGWLNLPLGFSMEHEVYKASNTLRSYWQVSRLNPEKSIPLAILKGAKGLAILTVAKAGAIVAYKLGTGLVIARRSDGSWSAPSAICSVGLGWGAQIGGELMDYIIVLHDYKAVKTFCSRMHFSLGAGCSAAAGPVGRVLEADLHAGDRGSGMCYTYSCSKGAFVGVSLEGNILATRTETNLKFYGDPYLSTADILLGTVDRPKAAEPLYAALGELYSSLRH; encoded by the exons ATGGCGAGTTTTGAAGGGAAAGTTAAATTCTGTAAGgtagaaaaggagaagaatgcATACCCTAATGTTGAGGACTATATCGATGATCCCTTATGGCCGGTGCCGCAACGGGATTACCTTGATGGTTCAactgatgacgatgatgatccTCGTTTTTCTGCAAATTTCAATAGGCTTCCAGAGGTCAACTTGAAAAATGTATTAAGTGGGATAGTTGCTATTTTAACTGGCCAGAATaaagatggtggtggtggtggtggtggtggtcgaGTGCCCAGTTCAAATGTTTCCTTTCTGGAATCGGAGAAGAATGGGGACACGTATTTGCACTCCTCTGTTTATATTCCGAGTGCCCCGCCACTTCTGGAGCCAAATTATAGCACCGTGTACAAAGATGTCTTGGAAGCTGAACCGCCTGAGTGGTTGCCAGATAGTTCTACTACAGTTTGTATGCAGTGTACTGCTCCCTTTACAGCAATTTCTCGTGGAAGGCATCATTGTCGTTTTTGTGGTGGGGTTTTTTGCAGAACATGTACTAAAGGACGGTGTTTGTTACCTGTTAAGTTTAGGGAGAGGAATCCACAAAGGGTTTGTGACACCTGCTATGATAGGCTTGATCCTTTGCAAGGTGTTCTTATTAATACCATTAGCAATGCTATGCAAGTGGCGAAACATGATGTCGTGGATTGGACTTGCACGAGAGGATGGTTAAACCTGCCACTTGGTTTCTCCATGGAACATGAGGTATACAAAGCATCCAATACGTTGAGAAGCTATTGGCAG GTTTCTAGGCTGAATCCTGAGAAGTCCATCCCCCTAGCAATTCTGAAAGGAGCCAAAGGCTTGGCAATCTTAACAGTTGCCAAAGCTGGTGCAATAGTTGCTTACAAACTTGGCACTGGTTTAGTCATTGCTCGGAGATCTGATGGATCATGGTCTGCCCCATCTGCAATATGTTCGGTTGGCTTAGGATGGGGTGCTCAG ATTGGGGGTGAGCTCATGGACTATATAATTGTCCTCCATGATTACAAAGCTGTGAAGACATTTTGTAGTCGCATGCATTTTTCTCTTGGGGCTGGTTGCAGTGCTGCAGCAGGCCCTGTTGGGAGGGTGCTGGAAGCAGATCTTCATGCTGGGGATAGAGGATCTGGCATGTGCTATACTTACAGCTGTAGCAAAG GGGCATTTGTGGGAGTATCACTTGAAGGAAATATTTTAGCAACGAGGACCGAAACCAATCTAAAGTTCTATGGTGATCCTTATCTCTCCACTGCTGATATTCTTCTTGGAACTGTGGACAGACCTAAAGCTGCTGAACCACTATATGCTGCTCTTGGAGAGCTGTACTCAAGTCTACGGCATTAG